From one Dermacentor silvarum isolate Dsil-2018 chromosome 3, BIME_Dsil_1.4, whole genome shotgun sequence genomic stretch:
- the LOC125944451 gene encoding uncharacterized protein LOC125944451 encodes MVSMNASLGSVAVWLISLPLDTDAFGRKMSSSARAGSAAAFGRGNRSSVAPPGYRYVLPTLPSGETMKECLFLHCDVTGRPYRLEDFRDPLQELGVLKDVTGIGPFQMTHVWLIKLRTPEAKEVLVNAGGLEVKGRFCAVIDPVQQDITLKVHWVPFHITGEALKRTFDHYGEVKEVRQEDWKVRGFEQAESTARIVRMTLREDLTPDALPHLFKIFGGSVLVVVPGRAPICLRCRRKGHIRRDCRVPRCAQCREFGHEAQGCVRTYARVTGSKQPEDEGLELMEEEVTEKLTASLETQAEQVASDAEKVATPSASTQDDTAGRKQRQRRMQEEVRTPPAPENADHGRDELNVAMVAEPDTPYETPDETATEEPAFQTAST; translated from the coding sequence atggttagcatgaATGCAagccttggaagcgtggctgtatggctgatcAGTCTGCCTCTGGACACGGACGCGTTCGGACGCAAGATGTCGAGCTCTGCAAGAGCAGGTTCAGCGGCCGCGTTTGGCCGTGGTAACAGGTCTTCTGTCGCCCCACCGGGTTATCGGTATGTACTACCGACTTTGCCATCAGGAGAAACTATGAAGGAGTGTTTGTTTTTACACTGTGACGTGACCGGGAGACCATATCGCCTCGAAGACTTCCGTGACCCGCTGCAAGAGCTGGGTGTACTGAAAGACGTGACTGGTATAGGGCCCTTCCAAATGACGCATGTGTGGCTGATCAAGCTAAGAACGCCAGAGGCAAAGGAAGTGCTGGTTAACGCGGGTGGCTTGGAGGTCAAAGGGCGTTTTTGCGCCGTCATTGACCCTGTACAGCAAGACATCACACTCAAAGTGCACTGGGTGCCATTCCACATTACCGGGGAAGCACTGAAGAGGACTTTCGACCACTATGGCGAAGTGAAAGAAGTACGACAAGAGGATTGGAAGGTGAGAGGTTTTGAACAAGCCGAGTCCACTGCGCGTATTGTGCGGATGACGCTCCGAGAGGATTTAACACCGGACGCTTTGCCCCACTTGTTCAAGATCTTTGGTGGTTCAGTGCTCGTCGTCGTTCCCGGCAGAGCTCCAATTTGCCTTCGTTGTCGACGCAAAGGACACATTAGGCGAGACTGCAGAGTGCCAAGATGTGCTCAGTGCCGGGAATTCGGCCATGAAGCACAAGGCTGTGTGCGTACATATGCAAGAGTTACTGGCAGCAAGCAACCTGAAGACGAGGGTCTCGAATTGATGGAGGAAGAGGTAACGGAGAAGCTGACAGCGTCCTTAGAAACGCAGGCTGAACAGGTGGCTAGTGACGCGGAAAAGGTGGCAACGCCATCCGCGTCGACACAGGACGACActgcaggaagaaagcagaggCAAAGAAGAATGCAGGAAGAAGTGAGGACACCTCCTGCACCCGAAAACGCGGATCATGGGCGTGACGAGTTGAACGTGGCGATGGTCGCGGAGCCAGACACACCATATGAGACGCCTGATGAGACGGCCACTGAGGAGCCTGCCTTCCAAACGGCATCGACGTGA